In Pseudomonas sp. Leaf58, one DNA window encodes the following:
- a CDS encoding TonB-dependent receptor: MSACFSPPAFSIRQAALVVSLSGALLASANASAALVSYSIPAGPLGAAINQFATASGVIVSFSNEEVAGLASQGLHGSYALEHGFAQLLQGTGLQVQQAGDKHYMLVSPSQNGTLELAATTVSSVGLGATSEGTGSYTTGSANTATGLRLSARETPQSVSVVTRQQIEDQNLNDVAQVLAQTPGVVIDSMGPAGSDANHIYVRGFEVGSIQVDGINRPDTYGFKDDLADMVSYDRVEVVRGATGLMSGTGDPSATVNLIRKKPTLETQRKLTLKAGSWDNYRTELDVSGKLSDSGNVRGRFVASTTDSQSYIDRQSLEKQVAYGVVEWDMTDSTMLTVGAQYQEMDNDGAGNHGFPMFNTDGSHFSPSRSFNSAADWSYHKRRAKTVFTTLDHQLDNGWQLKLNAEHSRRSYDDAFATAASGTVNPDGSGITTWTGRWAGEPRQTSFDLSAAGPFELLAREHQAYLGASHYRAYDRNNGYPLWSLQTIDNIHSWDGSLAIPDAIHTKSTEDALDETQDGLVASVRWSLADDWSLITGARVIDWQRDETHETLATGATSRISRSETGVVTPYLGLVYDLNENWSAYASYTTIFKPQSNKDVSGNYLEPLEGVNYELGIKSEFWDKRLTTAFSVFEVHQDNLAVADGSNLAPDGNQAYRAESGTKTRGFEMEAAGEILPDWQVSASYTYAVSKDSEGDRLLTEVPRDTLKLFTSYRLQSLAQLKVGGGVRWQGTEYYKDAGPHGETFTQGAYSVVDLMAQYAFTPQTSVSLNLDNVFDKTYYTAIGSRGWYGSPRSATATLVYAF, from the coding sequence ATGTCCGCTTGTTTTTCCCCCCCTGCCTTCAGCATTCGCCAAGCAGCGCTGGTGGTCAGCCTTTCAGGCGCGCTACTGGCCAGTGCAAATGCCAGTGCCGCGCTTGTCAGCTACAGCATCCCGGCGGGGCCGCTGGGCGCTGCCATCAACCAGTTCGCCACGGCGAGCGGGGTGATTGTCAGCTTCAGCAACGAAGAAGTCGCCGGCCTCGCTAGCCAGGGATTGCACGGCAGCTACGCGCTGGAACACGGCTTTGCGCAGCTGTTGCAAGGTACGGGCCTGCAGGTGCAGCAAGCGGGAGATAAGCACTACATGCTGGTTAGCCCCAGCCAGAATGGCACGCTGGAGCTAGCCGCCACCACCGTCTCCAGCGTGGGGCTGGGTGCCACCAGCGAAGGCACCGGCAGCTATACCACCGGCTCGGCCAACACCGCCACCGGGTTGCGCCTCTCGGCACGCGAGACACCGCAATCGGTCAGCGTGGTGACCCGGCAGCAGATCGAAGACCAGAACCTGAACGATGTTGCCCAGGTACTGGCACAAACCCCTGGCGTGGTCATCGACAGCATGGGGCCAGCCGGCAGCGACGCCAACCATATTTATGTACGCGGCTTCGAGGTTGGCAGCATACAGGTCGACGGCATCAACCGGCCCGACACCTACGGTTTTAAAGACGACCTTGCCGACATGGTGTCGTATGACCGGGTCGAGGTGGTACGCGGGGCCACGGGGCTGATGTCTGGCACCGGCGACCCCAGCGCCACCGTCAACCTGATTCGCAAGAAGCCGACGCTGGAAACGCAACGCAAGCTAACCCTGAAAGCGGGCTCGTGGGACAACTACCGCACCGAACTGGATGTGTCCGGCAAGTTGTCGGACAGCGGCAATGTGCGCGGGCGCTTCGTCGCCTCGACCACCGACAGCCAAAGCTACATCGACCGCCAGTCCCTGGAAAAGCAGGTGGCCTACGGCGTGGTGGAGTGGGACATGACCGACAGCACGATGCTGACCGTAGGTGCGCAATACCAGGAAATGGACAACGACGGCGCGGGCAACCACGGCTTCCCGATGTTCAATACCGATGGCAGCCACTTCAGCCCTTCTCGCTCATTCAACTCGGCCGCGGATTGGAGCTACCACAAGCGTCGCGCCAAGACAGTGTTCACCACCCTGGATCACCAGTTGGACAACGGCTGGCAACTGAAACTGAATGCCGAACACAGCCGACGCAGCTATGACGATGCCTTTGCCACTGCCGCCAGTGGCACCGTCAACCCCGACGGCAGTGGTATCACTACCTGGACCGGCCGCTGGGCGGGCGAGCCCCGGCAGACCTCGTTCGACCTCTCGGCTGCGGGCCCGTTCGAGCTGTTGGCCCGCGAGCACCAAGCCTACTTGGGCGCCAGCCACTACCGCGCCTACGACCGTAACAACGGTTACCCGCTGTGGTCGCTGCAGACCATCGACAACATCCACAGCTGGGACGGCTCGCTGGCGATACCGGACGCCATCCACACCAAGTCCACCGAAGATGCGCTGGATGAGACCCAGGACGGCCTGGTGGCCTCGGTGCGCTGGAGCCTGGCCGATGACTGGTCGCTGATTACTGGGGCGCGGGTGATTGACTGGCAGCGCGACGAAACCCACGAGACGCTGGCGACCGGCGCTACCAGCCGCATCTCGCGCAGCGAAACCGGGGTCGTCACCCCTTACCTCGGGCTGGTTTATGACCTCAACGAAAACTGGTCGGCCTATGCCAGCTACACCACGATCTTCAAACCGCAAAGCAACAAGGATGTCAGTGGCAACTACCTTGAACCGCTAGAGGGCGTGAACTACGAGCTGGGTATCAAAAGCGAGTTCTGGGACAAGCGCTTGACCACTGCGTTCAGTGTGTTCGAGGTGCATCAAGACAACTTGGCCGTGGCCGACGGCAGTAACCTGGCCCCCGACGGCAACCAGGCCTACCGTGCCGAATCGGGTACCAAAACCCGCGGTTTCGAGATGGAAGCAGCAGGCGAGATCCTGCCTGACTGGCAGGTATCGGCCAGCTATACGTATGCCGTCAGCAAGGACTCGGAAGGCGACCGCCTGCTAACCGAGGTGCCGCGCGATACCCTCAAACTGTTCACCAGCTATCGCCTGCAGTCACTGGCGCAGCTGAAGGTGGGCGGTGGTGTGCGCTGGCAGGGAACCGAGTACTACAAAGACGCGGGCCCCCACGGCGAAACCTTTACCCAGGGTGCCTACAGTGTGGTCGACCTGATGGCGCAATATGCTTTCACGCCGCAAACCAGCGTCTCGTTGAACCTCGACAACGTGTTTGACAAGACCTACTACACAGCCATCGGCTCACGTGGTTGGTATGGCAGCCCACGTAGCGCCACGGCCACGTTGGTGTACGCGTTCTAA
- a CDS encoding helix-turn-helix domain-containing protein, giving the protein MKVHEEIEGLAVLIRDLRKFKGLTLGELAQRIGRSVGFLSQVERGVSRPTVADLTAISEELGVSTAYFYKLDKPRELDWVTRPHERRTLHLAGGITDVLASPTITGAFSMLDSHLEPGASSGEEYLDDSSEQGCFVLEGELTVWLDGGEPVTLRANDSFQLQPHASFRYANLTDKPTRVLWVFS; this is encoded by the coding sequence ATGAAAGTGCACGAAGAGATCGAAGGCCTGGCCGTACTGATTCGCGACCTGCGCAAGTTCAAGGGCCTGACACTGGGCGAACTGGCCCAACGCATCGGCCGTTCGGTGGGTTTTCTTTCCCAAGTCGAACGGGGCGTATCGCGCCCAACCGTGGCCGACCTCACGGCAATCAGCGAAGAACTGGGTGTCTCCACAGCCTATTTCTACAAACTGGACAAACCCCGCGAACTCGACTGGGTCACCCGCCCTCACGAGCGTCGTACGCTTCACCTGGCCGGCGGCATCACCGACGTGCTGGCCTCCCCCACCATCACCGGCGCTTTTTCCATGCTCGATAGCCACCTTGAGCCAGGGGCCAGCAGCGGCGAAGAGTACCTTGACGACAGCTCGGAACAGGGCTGCTTCGTGCTTGAAGGCGAGCTGACCGTCTGGCTGGATGGCGGCGAGCCGGTAACGCTGCGCGCCAATGACAGTTTTCAGCTGCAACCGCACGCCAGTTTTCGCTACGCCAACCTCACCGATAAGCCTACCCGCGTGCTCTGGGTATTCAGCTAA
- a CDS encoding aspartate aminotransferase family protein, producing MSEQHSQTLAWQAMSRDHHLAPFSDVQQLAKKGPRIITSAKGVYLWDSEGNKILDGMAGLWCVAVGYGRDELADVASQQMKQLPYYNLFFQTAHPPALELAKAIADVAPPGMNHVFFTGSGSEGNDTVLRMVRHYWALKGQKNKKVIIGRINGYHGSTVAGAGLGGMSGMHQQGGLIPDIVHIPQPYWYGEGGDMTEADFGVWAAEQLEKKILEVGVDNVAAFIAEPIQGAGGVIIAPQTYWPKVKEILAKYDILFVADEVICGFGRTGEWFGSDYYDLQPDLMTIAKGLTSGYIPMGGVIVRDKVAKVISEGGDFNHGFTYSGHPVAAAVGLENLRILRDEKIIEQVRETTAPYLQQRLRELADHPLVGEVRGLGMLGAIELVKDKATRARYQGKGVGMICRQHCFDNGLIMRAVGDTMIIAPPLVISIEEIDELVEKARKCLDLTYEAVR from the coding sequence ATGAGTGAACAGCATTCGCAGACGCTTGCCTGGCAAGCGATGAGCCGCGACCATCACCTGGCGCCGTTCAGCGATGTCCAGCAACTGGCCAAGAAAGGCCCGCGCATCATTACCTCGGCCAAGGGCGTGTACCTGTGGGACAGCGAAGGCAACAAGATTCTTGATGGCATGGCGGGCCTGTGGTGCGTGGCGGTCGGCTATGGCCGCGATGAACTGGCCGACGTCGCCAGCCAGCAGATGAAGCAGTTGCCCTACTACAACCTGTTCTTCCAGACCGCGCACCCGCCTGCGCTGGAACTGGCCAAGGCAATCGCCGATGTGGCGCCGCCAGGCATGAACCATGTGTTTTTCACCGGCTCCGGCTCCGAAGGCAATGACACCGTGCTGCGCATGGTCCGGCATTACTGGGCGCTCAAGGGCCAGAAAAACAAGAAGGTCATCATTGGCCGTATCAACGGTTACCACGGTTCCACCGTGGCCGGCGCGGGCCTGGGCGGTATGAGCGGTATGCACCAGCAAGGCGGGTTGATCCCGGATATCGTGCACATCCCGCAGCCGTATTGGTATGGCGAAGGTGGCGACATGACCGAGGCCGACTTCGGCGTGTGGGCGGCCGAACAGCTGGAGAAGAAAATTCTGGAAGTCGGCGTGGACAATGTCGCCGCCTTCATCGCCGAACCGATCCAGGGCGCTGGCGGCGTGATCATTGCGCCACAGACCTACTGGCCGAAGGTGAAGGAAATCCTCGCTAAGTACGACATCCTGTTCGTCGCCGACGAAGTGATCTGCGGCTTCGGCCGTACCGGTGAGTGGTTCGGTAGCGACTACTACGACCTCCAGCCTGACTTGATGACCATCGCCAAGGGCCTGACCTCCGGCTACATCCCCATGGGCGGTGTGATCGTGCGGGACAAAGTGGCCAAAGTGATCAGCGAAGGCGGTGACTTCAACCACGGCTTCACCTATTCCGGCCACCCGGTGGCGGCTGCGGTGGGCCTGGAGAACCTGCGCATCCTGCGGGACGAGAAGATCATCGAGCAGGTGCGCGAAACAACCGCCCCGTATCTGCAACAACGCCTGCGCGAGCTGGCCGACCACCCGCTGGTGGGCGAAGTACGCGGCCTGGGCATGCTCGGCGCGATCGAGCTGGTGAAAGACAAGGCCACCCGCGCCCGTTACCAAGGCAAAGGTGTCGGCATGATCTGCCGCCAGCACTGCTTCGACAACGGCCTGATCATGCGCGCCGTGGGCGACACCATGATCATCGCGCCGCCGCTGGTGATCAGCATTGAGGAGATCGACGAACTGGTGGAAAAAGCCCGCAAGTGCCTGGACCTGACGTACGAGGCTGTTCGCTAA
- a CDS encoding gamma-glutamyl-gamma-aminobutyrate hydrolase family protein has translation MPRLPVIGITACTSMIELHATQTISEKYARAAAKAACGLPIVIPSLADLMDSADILDVVDGLIFTGSPSNIEPHHYHGPASAAGTHHDPLRDATTLPLMRAAIAAGVPVLGICRGFQEMNVALGGTLHQKVHEAGMFMDHREGKGEPIEKQYGPRHALHIEPGGMLDRMGLPAIIEVNSIHGQGIDALAPGLRVEALAPDGLVEAISVENSKGFALAVQWHPEYQVMDNPHYLTIFQSFGKACRQRSVLRQRLLLSA, from the coding sequence ATGCCACGTTTGCCCGTTATCGGCATTACCGCATGCACCAGCATGATTGAGCTGCATGCAACCCAGACCATCAGCGAGAAGTACGCACGCGCGGCGGCCAAGGCAGCGTGTGGGTTGCCCATCGTGATTCCCAGCCTCGCCGACCTGATGGATAGCGCCGATATTCTCGACGTGGTGGATGGGCTGATCTTCACCGGTTCGCCGTCCAACATCGAACCGCACCACTACCACGGCCCGGCCAGTGCAGCGGGCACTCATCACGACCCGCTGCGTGACGCCACCACGTTGCCGTTGATGCGTGCGGCCATCGCCGCCGGTGTGCCGGTGCTCGGCATTTGCCGTGGCTTCCAGGAAATGAACGTGGCGCTGGGCGGCACCCTGCACCAGAAAGTGCACGAGGCCGGCATGTTCATGGACCACCGCGAAGGCAAAGGGGAGCCTATCGAAAAGCAGTATGGCCCGCGTCACGCCCTGCATATCGAGCCCGGCGGCATGCTTGATCGCATGGGCTTGCCGGCGATCATCGAGGTCAATTCCATCCACGGCCAAGGCATCGATGCATTGGCCCCCGGGCTGAGGGTTGAAGCGCTGGCACCCGATGGCCTGGTGGAAGCGATTTCGGTCGAGAACAGCAAGGGCTTTGCCCTGGCCGTGCAATGGCACCCCGAGTACCAGGTCATGGATAACCCGCATTACCTGACCATCTTCCAGTCCTTTGGCAAGGCCTGCCGGCAGCGCTCGGTATTGCGCCAGCGGCTGTTGCTGTCCGCCTGA
- a CDS encoding glutamine synthetase family protein encodes MSVIFPDLLTEVRAFRAKHPEIRYVDLIALDIPGHFYGKRYPMDMLEKVAAGTPLKLPQNCVLLGTQGGLYPIGDYCFADGDPDAARRLVPGTLKPVRWEKEVIAQMLITSDGTAKPIEFEPREVLARVLQRLAKRGIHPVVAFELEFYLFDRKLDNGLPQYPRDTATDDQDDQPNMHIERLSRFSSVLHEMVDGANEQGVPANVITAELGPGQFEINFSHSDDALSAADWSALFCRSTRGIALKHGYRASFMSKPYLDAPGSGMHVHVSLYDDAGNNILAGAEQRKLRHAVAGCLELLPHCMPIFAPNHNAYRRYGAMVNAASKASWGFEDRDACIRIPESDPRNLRIEHRLAGADANPYLVLAAILTGMEHGLERGVEPIAPLNDNRQSGIDFPKDALSALAAMRHHPVINEGLGSEFVMVYCENKYQEQLDFMHHIDAREYRWFL; translated from the coding sequence ATGAGTGTCATCTTTCCGGATCTGCTAACTGAAGTGCGCGCGTTCCGCGCAAAACACCCAGAAATACGTTATGTCGACCTGATTGCACTGGATATCCCCGGGCACTTCTACGGCAAGCGCTACCCCATGGACATGCTGGAAAAAGTCGCCGCTGGCACACCGCTGAAGCTGCCGCAAAACTGCGTGCTGTTGGGCACCCAAGGAGGCCTTTACCCCATTGGTGACTACTGCTTCGCCGACGGCGACCCAGATGCCGCCCGGCGCCTGGTACCGGGTACCCTGAAACCGGTGCGCTGGGAAAAGGAAGTGATCGCCCAGATGCTCATCACCTCCGACGGCACCGCCAAGCCGATCGAGTTCGAGCCCCGTGAAGTGCTGGCCCGCGTGCTCCAGCGCCTGGCCAAACGCGGCATCCACCCGGTGGTGGCCTTCGAGCTGGAGTTCTACCTGTTCGACCGCAAGCTCGACAACGGCCTGCCGCAGTACCCACGCGACACGGCCACCGACGACCAGGACGACCAGCCGAACATGCACATCGAGCGGCTGTCGCGCTTCTCGTCGGTGCTGCACGAAATGGTCGATGGCGCCAACGAACAGGGTGTGCCGGCCAACGTCATCACGGCCGAGTTGGGCCCAGGCCAGTTCGAGATCAACTTCTCCCACAGCGACGATGCTCTGAGCGCGGCGGACTGGTCGGCGCTGTTCTGCCGCAGCACCCGCGGTATTGCGTTGAAACATGGCTACCGCGCCAGCTTCATGAGCAAACCGTACCTGGACGCACCCGGCAGCGGCATGCATGTGCACGTCAGCCTGTACGATGACGCCGGCAACAATATCCTGGCCGGTGCCGAACAGCGCAAGCTGCGCCATGCGGTGGCCGGGTGCCTGGAGCTGCTGCCCCACTGCATGCCGATTTTCGCCCCCAACCACAATGCCTACCGCCGTTACGGCGCCATGGTCAACGCAGCGAGCAAAGCCAGTTGGGGCTTCGAAGACCGCGATGCGTGCATTCGCATCCCCGAGTCCGACCCGCGCAACCTGCGCATCGAGCACCGCCTCGCCGGCGCCGATGCCAACCCGTACCTGGTACTGGCGGCCATCCTGACCGGCATGGAGCACGGCCTGGAGCGCGGCGTCGAACCTATCGCCCCGTTGAACGACAACCGCCAGAGCGGTATCGATTTCCCCAAGGATGCCCTCAGCGCCCTGGCCGCCATGCGTCACCACCCGGTGATCAACGAAGGCCTGGGTAGCGAGTTCGTGATGGTCTATTGCGAAAACAAATACCAGGAGCAACTGGACTTCATGCACCACATCGATGCCCGCGAATACCGCTGGTTCCTGTAG
- a CDS encoding helix-turn-helix domain-containing protein, with amino-acid sequence MKMHEEVEALAILIHDLRKFKNLTLGELAERINRSVGFLSQVERGVSRPTVADLTAISEALGVSTAYFYNLSKPRNISWVTRPHERRTLYLESGITDVLASPTIAGAFSMLDSHLEPGATSGEPYLTDRSEQGCFVLEGELTVWLDDGDAVTLQANDCFQLQPHAQFRYANLTDKPTRVLWVFN; translated from the coding sequence ATGAAGATGCACGAAGAGGTTGAAGCCCTCGCGATCCTTATTCACGACCTGCGCAAATTCAAGAACCTGACCCTGGGTGAACTGGCCGAGCGCATCAACCGCTCGGTCGGCTTCCTGTCCCAGGTCGAACGCGGTGTTTCGCGCCCTACGGTGGCGGACCTCACCGCCATCAGTGAAGCGCTCGGCGTATCGACCGCGTACTTCTACAACCTGAGCAAGCCGCGCAACATCAGCTGGGTCACCCGCCCCCACGAGCGGCGCACGCTGTACCTGGAATCGGGCATTACCGATGTGCTGGCCTCGCCCACCATCGCCGGGGCGTTCTCCATGCTCGACAGCCATCTCGAGCCAGGCGCCACCAGTGGCGAGCCGTACCTGACGGACCGTTCCGAGCAAGGCTGTTTTGTGCTCGAAGGCGAACTCACGGTATGGCTGGATGACGGCGATGCCGTGACCCTGCAGGCCAATGACTGCTTCCAGCTGCAACCCCACGCGCAGTTCCGTTACGCCAACCTGACGGACAAACCCACGCGTGTGCTCTGGGTCTTCAACTGA
- a CDS encoding formate dehydrogenase subunit gamma, producing MPDELLHLPVIHRILARDKDTPGALLPILHAIQHDIGYIPDAAVAEIAHALNLSLAEVRGVISFYHDFRTTPPARHTLRLCRAESCQSRGAEALAAQLREQLALDDHGTSADGAISLRPVYCLGACACSPALELDGQVHARLTPERLRALVNGCREDAAC from the coding sequence ATGCCTGACGAACTGCTCCACTTGCCTGTGATCCACCGCATCTTGGCCCGTGACAAGGATACCCCCGGCGCCCTGTTGCCGATCCTGCATGCCATTCAACACGACATCGGCTACATCCCCGATGCCGCCGTCGCCGAAATCGCCCATGCTTTGAACCTCAGCCTGGCAGAGGTACGCGGGGTGATCAGCTTCTACCACGATTTCCGCACCACGCCGCCGGCGCGCCACACCCTGCGCCTATGCCGCGCCGAGTCGTGCCAGAGCCGTGGCGCCGAGGCCCTGGCCGCGCAACTGCGCGAACAGCTGGCACTGGACGACCATGGCACCAGCGCCGACGGAGCCATCAGCCTGCGCCCGGTCTACTGCCTGGGGGCTTGCGCCTGTTCGCCAGCGCTGGAGCTGGACGGCCAAGTGCATGCGCGCCTGACCCCTGAGCGCCTGCGTGCGCTGGTGAACGGTTGCCGGGAGGACGCAGCATGCTGA
- a CDS encoding NADH-quinone oxidoreductase subunit NuoF, which produces MLKVYLPCDSVARAVGADQVADALQREAERRQLPLDIQRTSSRGLYWLEPLLECDSAQGRLGFGPVTPADVPSLLDALAGDAGGHSLALGPVEAIAYLKTQQRLLFARAGITRPLSLDDYRAHGGFAGLEAAVAMDGAEVVAAVLDSGLRGRGGAAFPAGIKWRTVRDAGAGQKYVVCNADEGDSGTFADRMLMEGDPFLLIEGMIIAGLAVGADKGYIYVRSEYPDAIRVLDQAFAIARDAGYLGSNVAGSGQAFDLEVRVGAGAYICGEETALLESIEGKRGIVRAKPPLPALQGLFGLPTLVHNVLTLASVPVILAKGAAFYRDFGMGRSLGTMPFQLAGNIRQGGLVERAFGLTLRELVEGYGGGTASGRPLKAAQVGGPLGAWVPPSHFDTPLDYEAFAAIGAMLGHGGVVVADDTLNMASMARFALQFCAEESCGKCTPCRIGSTRGMEVVDRLIATSDITERHDHALLLRDLCDTLQYGSLCAMGGMTAYPVASALKYFPADFGLTTTEAAQ; this is translated from the coding sequence ATGCTGAAGGTTTACCTCCCCTGCGATTCGGTAGCCCGTGCCGTGGGCGCCGACCAGGTCGCCGATGCCTTGCAGCGCGAGGCCGAGCGCCGCCAATTGCCGCTGGATATCCAGCGCACCAGTTCACGCGGCCTGTACTGGTTGGAGCCGCTGCTAGAGTGCGACAGCGCGCAAGGGCGCCTAGGTTTCGGCCCGGTCACCCCGGCAGACGTGCCGTCATTGCTCGATGCCCTGGCCGGTGACGCCGGGGGCCATTCGCTGGCGTTGGGGCCGGTCGAAGCCATTGCTTACCTCAAGACCCAGCAGCGCCTGCTGTTCGCCCGCGCCGGCATCACCCGGCCACTGTCGCTGGACGACTACCGTGCCCACGGCGGTTTCGCCGGGCTTGAAGCGGCCGTGGCCATGGACGGCGCCGAAGTGGTCGCTGCTGTACTCGATTCCGGCCTGCGCGGCCGGGGTGGCGCGGCGTTCCCGGCCGGTATCAAGTGGCGCACCGTGCGCGACGCAGGGGCCGGGCAAAAGTACGTGGTATGCAACGCCGACGAGGGCGACTCGGGTACCTTCGCCGACCGCATGTTGATGGAAGGCGACCCGTTCCTGCTGATCGAGGGCATGATCATCGCCGGCCTGGCGGTGGGCGCCGACAAGGGCTACATCTATGTGCGTTCGGAATACCCCGACGCCATCCGCGTGCTCGACCAAGCCTTCGCTATCGCCCGTGACGCCGGCTACCTCGGCAGCAACGTGGCTGGCAGCGGCCAGGCCTTCGACCTGGAAGTACGGGTGGGCGCCGGTGCCTATATTTGCGGTGAAGAAACCGCACTGCTCGAGTCCATCGAAGGCAAGCGCGGCATCGTCCGCGCCAAGCCACCGCTACCCGCCTTGCAAGGCCTGTTTGGCCTGCCGACGCTGGTGCACAACGTGCTCACCCTGGCCTCGGTACCGGTCATTCTGGCCAAGGGGGCGGCGTTTTACCGCGACTTCGGCATGGGCCGCTCGCTGGGCACCATGCCGTTCCAGCTGGCCGGCAACATCCGCCAAGGCGGCTTGGTGGAACGCGCCTTCGGCCTGACCCTGCGCGAGCTGGTGGAGGGCTACGGGGGGGGCACGGCCAGTGGCCGGCCTTTGAAGGCCGCGCAGGTCGGTGGCCCGCTCGGTGCCTGGGTGCCACCCAGCCACTTCGATACGCCGCTGGACTATGAAGCGTTCGCGGCTATCGGCGCGATGCTTGGCCATGGCGGTGTAGTGGTGGCCGACGACACCCTCAACATGGCTAGCATGGCGCGCTTCGCCTTGCAGTTCTGCGCCGAGGAATCCTGCGGTAAGTGCACCCCATGCCGCATCGGCTCTACCCGTGGCATGGAAGTGGTCGACCGGCTAATCGCCACCAGCGACATAACTGAGCGGCATGACCACGCCCTGTTGCTGCGCGACCTGTGCGACACCCTGCAGTACGGCTCGCTGTGCGCCATGGGCGGCATGACCGCCTACCCGGTGGCCAGCGCGCTGAAGTACTTCCCCGCCGATTTTGGGCTGACCACCACGGAGGCCGCGCAGTGA